CAAATTCAAGATCAAAACCGTAGAGGGACCAGATGATTACGGCTCCATGCGCGAAGTTGTTCGCCGTCGTTACTCTCGTCTGCTGAAAGAAAACCAGCCAATGCCCGACCTGATTGTGATCGATGGTGGTAAAGGCCAAATCAGTGCAGCTATGGACGTGCTGGAAAACGAGCTAGGTCTCTATATTCCTGTCTGTGGTCTGGCGAAGGATGAGAAGCACCGCACTGCTCAGCTCATGTACGGAGATCCGCCAGAGCCTGTAAATCTTAGACGTGATAGCTATGAGTTTTATTTGTTGCAGCGTATCCAGGATGAAGTCCACCGTTTTGTTATTACGTTCCACAGACAATCCCGGACAAAAACAATGCTTTCCTCGCAGTTGGATGAGATCCCGGGTATTGGTGAAAAGCGGCGCAAGCTGTTGTTCTCTCATTTTGGCTCGTTGAAAAAAATGCGCGAGGCGACCGTTGAAGACTTCCGCCAATTGGGAATCGGCGACAAGCTGGCAAAAGAAATCATTGGGCATCTGCGTAAGCTGGACACATAGCCAGTGTGGCTTTTGGAACAACCTTTAAAAAGGAATTGATCCATTTTTAGACTCATGATATAATCCGATTCAAACAGAATAGTTAGCCTCACTTCCATTATGGAGTGAGGTAGAGGCGCGAAAACCAAGAGTACCACCCTGAGATCGGGTATCTGTGAAGGGTCGGGAAAGGGGAATTCGCCGAAGTGTGGAGGGAAACCCGCTTTTCTCCATGCTGGGTCTGCGTTGAACAAATGCAGGACTGTCATCTGCACAATGACCAATTGTCAGATGGAGAGCTATCTCACGGTGTGTCAATGTGAGTTTTGATGGTGATAACTGTCAATCTTCGTTGTCCGCGTGTATTGGGAGGGAGGAACCGGTATGTCGAAACAGTAGGCAGCGGCAGGTCTTATTCCTTGTCGGTGCCTTTTTTGTAAAATAAAAATGCAAGACTTTTCCTTATAGAGAGAATAGTGAAAAACCATACGATACGAGATAAATACCAATATTGGATATGAGAAAAAGGGAGAGAAGCCGCATGGGGTTGATCGTGCAGAAATACGGAGGCACCTCTGTAGGTACCATTGAGCGAATTTTACGAGTTGCGGATCGAATTATCAGCTATAAAGAGGAAGGGCATGATGTGGTAGTTGTTGTTTCTGCAATGGGGAAATCTACTGACGTGTTGGTAGACATGGCCAAGCAGATTAGCGCATACCCATCCGAGCGTGAAATGGATATGCTGCTGACCACGGGGGAGCAGGTATCGATCGCGCTTTTGTCGATGGCCTTGCATACAAAAGGCTACGATGCCATTTCTCTTACGGGCTGGCAAGCTGGAATCACCACAGAGGCGATTCACGGAAGAGCACGGATCAAGCAGATTGATCCAGAGCGGATTCAATCCGAGCTCGGTCGTGGTCGTGTGGTGATCGTGGCAGGATTCCAAGGGATCAGTGACGAAGGGGAAATTACGACGCTCGGCCGCGGTGGATCGGATACATCTGCGGTTACACTCGCAGCCAGCTTGAACGCTGAGAAATGCGAAATCTTTACGGACGTGTCCGGGGTTTATACAGCTGATCCGCGAATGGTTCCAGCTGCGAGCAAGCTGGATACGATCTCGTATGATGAGATGCTGGAGCTGGCGAACCTCGGTGCAGGGGTTCTTCATCCTAGGTCAGTTGAGGCTGCGAAAAAATACAAGGTAAGGCTGGTCGTCCGCTCTAGCTTTACTGCCGAAGATGGTACGTACGTTGAGGAGGTTGCCAACATGGAAACAGGAAGAGTAGTAAGTGGAGTTGCACACGATGAAGATGTAGCCAAAATCACGGTTGTCGGCATGCCTGCCAAGGTCGGGACACTCTCCCGTCTGTTCAATACGCTGGCGGACAATCAGGTGAACGTCGATATTATTATCCAAAGCTCTTATGATGCTACTGTTACAAATATTTCTTTTACAGTTGCAGCGGATGACCTGAAAAAAGCACTGGATACGCTGGACAGAAACAAAGAAGAGCTTGGCTTTGAAAAAGTCGATTTCGAGGAAAGCTTGACCAAAGTATCCATTGTCGGCTCTGGAATGATCAACAATCCAGGGGTAGCTGCCGAAATGTTCCGCGTTCTGGCAGAAAAAGAAATTTCTATTAAAATGGTATCAACTTCTGATATCAAGGTTTCTTGCGTCATTCCAGCAGCTTTGACAGAGCTGGCTGTTCGCAGTCTTCATTCGGCCTATGGTCTGGATGTTGAGGAAACCGCGGTTGTGCACGGAGTATAAAAAGATAGATGCTCCCTCTCCCTTCTTATAGGTAGAGGGGGCATTTTGTTCATGACGCCACTTGTACAGAGATGCGTATGTCTGAAGGGCTTTCCATTTCGATTTTGCTGAACGCTTCTTTTTCTTTCCACTGCTCAATCATACCTGCGATGATCCCGGCTTCAAAGGAAAGACTGCAACCTAGTCTTTCTATAGACTGATAGCTAAAAATGGAATGATTGAGTGAATAGACGATCGTTTGCTCGTTCTCCTCGAGGACGTCTAGCTGACCTAATCCAAGCCGAATAAAAGGCATAATCGGGCCTGTTGCAGATTGAATGGGGATTTGGCGACCCATATTTTTTCCTATCCAATAGAGAATATGGTTTTCACTATCGCCTAGCAGGGTGCTAGTAAGCGTTTCGCGTAGAAGATGATAGCCAAGATAGGGCATATTCATTCTCTCTGCATAGGGAATGGTCTCTGGCGGCAATAGTGCTGCAAGCTGATCCTTCTCTTTCATATGTGCTTCCCTCCTGTCTTTACTAGATTATGAGGAGGGACACGCATTCATGACATCGGAATAGAAAAAATAGCTGGACTAAACAAAGTTATTCTATCAATGTATTTAGTACATTGATTGTCTTGACGCTCTGTGTCGACAAGAGTACAATTGGATTTGGTCATAGTTTTGCCCAACTTTTTCTCGTATTTTGACACATTCCGACAAATTCATTTGATCTAGTGAACGCAGTCATTTTGTGAACAGCGTCAAGATCCCGTTCATAAAATGATCGTGGTGGTTTTGCTATGTCTAATGGGTGAGGCAATGGGTTAGGATATTGGGGAAAGGTCTATCAAAACGGTCGAAGCCGTTTTGGACCGCTTGCGGTGATGCTTGACGTTTTTCACAAAATTGAGAGTTACATACATTGAAAGGGGGACCATTGTATGGCGAAAGGCCATAGCTTTCTCAGTCACAAGCTCCACTCACTTCTTGGTTTGTTTCCGATCGGGCTCTTCCTGCTGTTTCACTTGACAGCTAACTACCAAGCGACCCGTGGAGCCGAAGCTTTTAATCAAACAGTTGGTTTGATTGAAAATGTTCCATTCGTATTGGTGCTTGAATTTGTTTTCATCTACCTCCCGATCCTGTTTCACGCTATTTACGGTATCTACATTGCGTTCCAAGCAAAGCAAAACGTAGGGAACTTCGGCTACTTCCGAAACCAAATGTTCTTGTGGCAACGTGTTACAGGAGTCATTACCCTCATTTTTATCGTTTGGCACGTTTGGGAAACCCGTATCCAAAAAGCAATGGGTGCACACGTGGATTTTGACATGATGGCAAACATTTTGAGCAGTCCTGCAATGATCGTATTCTACACTATCGGGATTATTAGCACGACTTTCCACTTCTCCAACGGACTGTGGTCGTTCCTGGTTCACTGGGGAATTACAGTTGGGCCGCGTTCCCAGCGCATTGCAACATTCCTGACTTTGGGCGTATTCGTAATTGTAACCTTCATCGGCTTGCGTGCGATGTCGGCTTTCATTTTGTAGGGATAGGGGGACAAAACACATGGCAAAAGGTAAACTGATCATTGTCGGTGGAGGTTTGGCCGGCTTGATGGCTACCATCAAAGCAGCAGAAAAAGGCGTTCCTGTTCAGCTGTTCTCCCTGGTTCCGGTAAAACGTTCCCACTCTGTCTGTGCGCAGGGCGGTATTAACGGAGCGGTAAATACCAAAGGGGAAGGCGACTCCACATGGGAGCACTTCGACGATACAGTATATGGCGGAGACTTCTTGGCAAACCAACCGCCAGTTAAAGCAATGTGCGATGCAGCACCTGGCATCATCTATATGTTGGACCGTATG
The window above is part of the Brevibacillus brevis NBRC 100599 genome. Proteins encoded here:
- a CDS encoding aspartate kinase is translated as MGLIVQKYGGTSVGTIERILRVADRIISYKEEGHDVVVVVSAMGKSTDVLVDMAKQISAYPSEREMDMLLTTGEQVSIALLSMALHTKGYDAISLTGWQAGITTEAIHGRARIKQIDPERIQSELGRGRVVIVAGFQGISDEGEITTLGRGGSDTSAVTLAASLNAEKCEIFTDVSGVYTADPRMVPAASKLDTISYDEMLELANLGAGVLHPRSVEAAKKYKVRLVVRSSFTAEDGTYVEEVANMETGRVVSGVAHDEDVAKITVVGMPAKVGTLSRLFNTLADNQVNVDIIIQSSYDATVTNISFTVAADDLKKALDTLDRNKEELGFEKVDFEESLTKVSIVGSGMINNPGVAAEMFRVLAEKEISIKMVSTSDIKVSCVIPAALTELAVRSLHSAYGLDVEETAVVHGV
- a CDS encoding YslB family protein, encoding MKEKDQLAALLPPETIPYAERMNMPYLGYHLLRETLTSTLLGDSENHILYWIGKNMGRQIPIQSATGPIMPFIRLGLGQLDVLEENEQTIVYSLNHSIFSYQSIERLGCSLSFEAGIIAGMIEQWKEKEAFSKIEMESPSDIRISVQVAS
- a CDS encoding succinate dehydrogenase cytochrome b558 subunit, encoding MAKGHSFLSHKLHSLLGLFPIGLFLLFHLTANYQATRGAEAFNQTVGLIENVPFVLVLEFVFIYLPILFHAIYGIYIAFQAKQNVGNFGYFRNQMFLWQRVTGVITLIFIVWHVWETRIQKAMGAHVDFDMMANILSSPAMIVFYTIGIISTTFHFSNGLWSFLVHWGITVGPRSQRIATFLTLGVFVIVTFIGLRAMSAFIL